Proteins from a genomic interval of Nasonia vitripennis strain AsymCx chromosome 3, Nvit_psr_1.1, whole genome shotgun sequence:
- the LOC103315589 gene encoding cytosolic carboxypeptidase 2 isoform X2: MLQAKLQSGLLGMLTLRNGVRRERQSERPASCLISGNSIASQCLQSRCGIERKDLDSVLSLTSGFVRCRESKETFQTLLVDSNLIGLDAVTQEARWPTECQVLPDRVRHVEYSPAEPEPFYVPTGKEPRPKPIGDESGTIVYRYCPANATNYFSRSCIGGSTVLSLDAPSTIEETAADCVTQSSGTDLCFESRFESGNLGKVIKITDTYYQLHLRKDLYTQRHMQWYYFRISNTKSGTMYRLSIVNLCKEDSLYNEGLRPLLYSTKDANLKSIGWRRCGENISYYKNDSSDEEKEKHTLTFNIYFPHDQDIVYLAHCYPYTYTDLQEYLAKIANDPVKTRFTKLRLLCRSLAGNGVYYLTITAPTANDEARRKKGVVITARVHPGETPSSWIMKGIIDFLTGESNQARELRERFIFKLVPMLNPDGVIVGNNRCSLSGKDLNRQYRTVMRESYPSVWHTKLMIRRLMEECGIAMYCDLHAHSRKQNIFIYGCESKRAGCPGKLAEQVFPLMLHKNAADKFSFENCKFHIEKGKEGTGRVVVWLMGIQNSYTMEASLGGSKLGSRSGTHFSTQDYEQIGKAFCETLLDFSDNDPIKEKLRNKIIARLAKEGSSADEPTNIELTDYSSDEGDTSDSSSEEDKYNNEMIQRRLNSCTEDRRYLCVPPPSPMLLKPATADPFRKMKKPKTNLPRTVMMRRKMRNRKAMDLPTTDPGSDLYFTDSGDETNFRSAAETKEKDSDDETRFYGKENQDEKKSDLDLPLIVRPRSLSLGEEIISADLARKNKRRLRRRRLPRPLRNLSPVIQKSQDMQIKLLSLRRQIWTGMGNYEVKNEESVEISLTNNYPLSWGVSKMACEYQTDNEALLESCSRKLEELSYNKQNDSKKSKKKARKKSTKVIEIPPVINIEEENRQALKKKKPRVKRQRAVKSSLEPLDNNAIMLTSDGLDSLKLFGTAKLPKVQSKHKSESKRKLNRAVLAATITTSKMKPKPPVDSVGDSSSSENSPLARRKSIKKKNNITAGKKRIQSAVVAKKDSK; encoded by the exons ATGCTACAAGCGAAACTGCAGTCCGGACTGCTTGGCATGCTGACGCTGAGAAATGGAGTACGTCGTGAGCGGCAAAGTGAAAGACCTGCAAGCTGCCTTATTTCCG GTAATTCAATAGCAAGCCAATGTCTGCAGTCGCGCTGTGGAATCGAGAGGAAGGACCTAGATTCCGTCTTATCCTTGACCTCGGGATTTGTCAGGTGCCGCGAGAGCAAGGAAACTTTTCAAACGCTGCTGGTCGATTCCAACCTTATTGGATTAGACGCAGTGACACAGGAAGCACGATGGCCCACGGAATGTCAA GTCTTGCCAGACAGAGTTCGACACGTGGAGTACAGTCCTGCGGAGCCGGAGCCTTTCTACGTGCCCACCGGAAAGGAGCCAAGACCAAAGCCCATCGGGGACGAGTCCGGGACTATCGTCTACCGCTACTGTCCTGCAAATGCGACGAATTAC tTCAGCAGATCATGCATAGGCGGTAGCACAGTTTTGAGCCTCGACGCCCCGTCGACGATCGAAGAAACTGCGGCGGATTGCGTGACACAATCAAGCGGAACGGACCTCTGCTTCGAGTCTAGATTCGAGTCGGGGAATCTGGGCAAAGTCATTAAAATTACTGACACTTATTATCAGCTGCACTTGCGCAAGGACCTCTACACCCAGCGACACATGCAATGGTACTACTTTAGGATATCCAACACGAAAAGTGGGACGATGTACAG ACTGTCCATCGTCAATTTGTGCAAAGAAGACAGCCTGTACAACGAGGGACTGAGGCCCCTGCTCTATTCCACCAAAGACGCGAACCTGAAGTCGATCGGCTGGAGGAGATGCGGCGAGAACATCAGCTACTACAAGAACGATTCGTC GGAcgaggagaaggagaagcACACGCTGACTTTCAACATCTACTTCCCCCACGACCAGGACATCGTCTACCTGGCCCACTGCTACCCCTACACCTATACCGATCTCCag GAGTACCTAGCGAAAATAGCCAACGACCCGGTGAAAACACGCTTCACGAAACTGCGCCTGCTATGCCGCAGTCTGGCAGGCAACGGCGTTTACTACCTGACGATAACGGCGCCAACGGCGAACGACGAGGCTCGTCGAAAAAAGGGCGTCGTAATCACCGCCCGCGTGCATCCGGGCGAGACGCCGTCGAGCTGGATAATGAAGGGGATCATCGACTTTCTCACCGGCGAGTCCAATCAGGCCAGG GAACTCCGCGAGCGCTTCATCTTCAAGCTGGTGCCGATGCTGAACCCCGACGGCGTGATAGTCGGCAACAACCGCTGCTCCTTATCGGGCAAAGACCTGAACCGGCAGTACCGAACGGTAATGCGCGAGAGCTACCCCTCGGTCTGGCACACGAAGCTCATGATTCGCCGACTGATGGAGGAATGCGGCATCGCCATGTACTGCGATCTACACGCTCACTCGCGCAAGCAAAATATATTCATCTACGGCTGCGAGAGCAAGAGAGCCGGCTGTCCTGGGAAACTCGCCGAGCAGGTGTTTCCACTCATGCTGCACAAGAACGCAGCGGATAAG TTTTCCTTCGAGAACTGCAAGTTTCACATCGAGAAGGGCAAGGAGGGCACTGGAAGAGTCGTCGTCTGGCTGATGGGCATACAGAACAGCTATACTATGGAGGCGTCCTTGGGAGGATCGAAGCTCGGCTCGAGGTCCGGGACCCACTTTTCCACGCAGGATTACGAGCAGATCGGCAAGGCTTTCTGCGAGACGCTGCTTGACTTCTCGGATAACGATCCTATTAAG GAAAAACTGAGAAATAAGATAATAGCAAGGCTGGCTAAGGAAGGATCCAGCGCGGATGAACCGACGAATATCGAGCTTACCGATTACTCTAG CGATGAAGGGGACACCTCCGACAGCTCGTCGGAAGAAGACAAGTACAACAACGAGATGATACAGAGGCGCTTGAATTCCTGTACCGAGGACCGACGATATTTGTGCGTGCCACCGCCTTCTCCTATGCTCTTGAAGCCTGCCACAGCGGACCCATTTCGAAAGATGAAAAAGCCCAAGACCAATCTTCCGAGGACTGTAATGATGCGCAGAAAG ATGAGAAACAGAAAGGCGATGGATTTACCAACGACTGATCCCGGCAGCGATTTGTACTTCACGGATTCGGGCGACGAAACCAACTTCCGTTCGGCCGCAGAGACGAAGGAGAAAGATTCGGACGACGAGACGCGATTCTACGGCAAGGAGAATCAAGATGAAAAGAAGTCTGACTTAGATTTACCCTTAATCGTAAGACCTCGAAGCCTGTCGCTCGGCGAAGAAATCATTTCGGCCGATCTGGCCAGGAAAAACAAGCGGCGCTTGCGGCGCCGACGACTGCCTAG GCCTCTCAGAAATCTGTCTCCCGTTATACAAAAGAGCCAGGACATGCAGATAAAATTGTTGTCTCTGAGACGACAAATTTGGACTGGAATGGGCAATTATGAGGTGAAAAATGAAGAGAGCGTTGAGATTTCTTTGACCAACAATTATCCTCTCAGCTGGGGTGTTTCCAAGATGGCCTGTGAATACCAAACTGACAACGAAGCCCTTTtaga ATCTTGCTCAAGAAAGTTAGAAGAATTGAGCTACAACAAGCAAAATGACtcgaagaaatcaaaaaagaaAGCCCGCAAGAAATCCACTAAAGTCATTGAGATTCCTCCTGTGATAAACATAGAAGAAGAGAATCGACAGGccctgaaaaagaaaaagcctcGAGTGAAGCGACAGAGAGCAGTCAAATCTAGCCTAGAACCTCTGGATAACAATGCAATCATGCTTACCTCTGATGGATTAGACTCTCTAAAGCTATTTGGAACTGCCAAACTTCCCAAGGTTCAGTCAAAGCACAAGTCAGAGTCTAAAAGAAAGCTCAACAGAGCAGTTCTTGCGGCAACCATAACAACATCAAAAATGAAACCAAAACCTCCTGTTGATTCAGTGGGTGACAGTTCGAGCTCTGAAAACTCTCCACTTGCCAGACGTAAGAGCATCAAGAAGAAGAACAATATCACAGCAGGAAAGAAGCGCATACAGAGTGCAGTGGTTGCTAAGAAagattcaaaataa
- the LOC103315589 gene encoding cytosolic carboxypeptidase 2 isoform X3: MLQAKLQSGLLGMLTLRNGVRRERQSERPASCLISGNSIASQCLQSRCGIERKDLDSVLSLTSGFVRCRESKETFQTLLVDSNLIGLDAVTQEARWPTECQVLPDRVRHVEYSPAEPEPFYVPTGKEPRPKPIGDESGTIVYRYCPANATNYFSRSCIGGSTVLSLDAPSTIEETAADCVTQSSGTDLCFESRFESGNLGKVIKITDTYYQLHLRKDLYTQRHMQWYYFRISNTKSGTMYRLSIVNLCKEDSLYNEGLRPLLYSTKDANLKSIGWRRCGENISYYKNDSSDEEKEKHTLTFNIYFPHDQDIVYLAHCYPYTYTDLQEYLAKIANDPVKTRFTKLRLLCRSLAGNGVYYLTITAPTANDEARRKKGVVITARVHPGETPSSWIMKGIIDFLTGESNQARELRERFIFKLVPMLNPDGVIVGNNRCSLSGKDLNRQYRTVMRESYPSVWHTKLMIRRLMEECGIAMYCDLHAHSRKQNIFIYGCESKRAGCPGKLAEQVFPLMLHKNAADKFSFENCKFHIEKGKEGTGRVVVWLMGIQNSYTMEASLGGSKLGSRSGTHFSTQDYEQIGKAFCETLLDFSDNDPIKEKLRNKIIARLAKEGSSADEPTNIELTDYSSDEGDTSDSSSEEDKYNNEMIQRRLNSCTEDRRYLCVPPPSPMLLKPATADPFRKMKKPKTNLPRTVMMRRKAMRNRKAMDLPTTDPGSDLYFTDSGDETNFRSAAETKEKDSDDETRFYGKENQDEKKSDLDLPLIVRPRSLSLGEEIISADLARKNKRRLRRRRLPRNLSPVIQKSQDMQIKLLSLRRQIWTGMGNYEVKNEESVEISLTNNYPLSWGVSKMACEYQTDNEALLESCSRKLEELSYNKQNDSKKSKKKARKKSTKVIEIPPVINIEEENRQALKKKKPRVKRQRAVKSSLEPLDNNAIMLTSDGLDSLKLFGTAKLPKVQSKHKSESKRKLNRAVLAATITTSKMKPKPPVDSVGDSSSSENSPLARRKSIKKKNNITAGKKRIQSAVVAKKDSK; this comes from the exons ATGCTACAAGCGAAACTGCAGTCCGGACTGCTTGGCATGCTGACGCTGAGAAATGGAGTACGTCGTGAGCGGCAAAGTGAAAGACCTGCAAGCTGCCTTATTTCCG GTAATTCAATAGCAAGCCAATGTCTGCAGTCGCGCTGTGGAATCGAGAGGAAGGACCTAGATTCCGTCTTATCCTTGACCTCGGGATTTGTCAGGTGCCGCGAGAGCAAGGAAACTTTTCAAACGCTGCTGGTCGATTCCAACCTTATTGGATTAGACGCAGTGACACAGGAAGCACGATGGCCCACGGAATGTCAA GTCTTGCCAGACAGAGTTCGACACGTGGAGTACAGTCCTGCGGAGCCGGAGCCTTTCTACGTGCCCACCGGAAAGGAGCCAAGACCAAAGCCCATCGGGGACGAGTCCGGGACTATCGTCTACCGCTACTGTCCTGCAAATGCGACGAATTAC tTCAGCAGATCATGCATAGGCGGTAGCACAGTTTTGAGCCTCGACGCCCCGTCGACGATCGAAGAAACTGCGGCGGATTGCGTGACACAATCAAGCGGAACGGACCTCTGCTTCGAGTCTAGATTCGAGTCGGGGAATCTGGGCAAAGTCATTAAAATTACTGACACTTATTATCAGCTGCACTTGCGCAAGGACCTCTACACCCAGCGACACATGCAATGGTACTACTTTAGGATATCCAACACGAAAAGTGGGACGATGTACAG ACTGTCCATCGTCAATTTGTGCAAAGAAGACAGCCTGTACAACGAGGGACTGAGGCCCCTGCTCTATTCCACCAAAGACGCGAACCTGAAGTCGATCGGCTGGAGGAGATGCGGCGAGAACATCAGCTACTACAAGAACGATTCGTC GGAcgaggagaaggagaagcACACGCTGACTTTCAACATCTACTTCCCCCACGACCAGGACATCGTCTACCTGGCCCACTGCTACCCCTACACCTATACCGATCTCCag GAGTACCTAGCGAAAATAGCCAACGACCCGGTGAAAACACGCTTCACGAAACTGCGCCTGCTATGCCGCAGTCTGGCAGGCAACGGCGTTTACTACCTGACGATAACGGCGCCAACGGCGAACGACGAGGCTCGTCGAAAAAAGGGCGTCGTAATCACCGCCCGCGTGCATCCGGGCGAGACGCCGTCGAGCTGGATAATGAAGGGGATCATCGACTTTCTCACCGGCGAGTCCAATCAGGCCAGG GAACTCCGCGAGCGCTTCATCTTCAAGCTGGTGCCGATGCTGAACCCCGACGGCGTGATAGTCGGCAACAACCGCTGCTCCTTATCGGGCAAAGACCTGAACCGGCAGTACCGAACGGTAATGCGCGAGAGCTACCCCTCGGTCTGGCACACGAAGCTCATGATTCGCCGACTGATGGAGGAATGCGGCATCGCCATGTACTGCGATCTACACGCTCACTCGCGCAAGCAAAATATATTCATCTACGGCTGCGAGAGCAAGAGAGCCGGCTGTCCTGGGAAACTCGCCGAGCAGGTGTTTCCACTCATGCTGCACAAGAACGCAGCGGATAAG TTTTCCTTCGAGAACTGCAAGTTTCACATCGAGAAGGGCAAGGAGGGCACTGGAAGAGTCGTCGTCTGGCTGATGGGCATACAGAACAGCTATACTATGGAGGCGTCCTTGGGAGGATCGAAGCTCGGCTCGAGGTCCGGGACCCACTTTTCCACGCAGGATTACGAGCAGATCGGCAAGGCTTTCTGCGAGACGCTGCTTGACTTCTCGGATAACGATCCTATTAAG GAAAAACTGAGAAATAAGATAATAGCAAGGCTGGCTAAGGAAGGATCCAGCGCGGATGAACCGACGAATATCGAGCTTACCGATTACTCTAG CGATGAAGGGGACACCTCCGACAGCTCGTCGGAAGAAGACAAGTACAACAACGAGATGATACAGAGGCGCTTGAATTCCTGTACCGAGGACCGACGATATTTGTGCGTGCCACCGCCTTCTCCTATGCTCTTGAAGCCTGCCACAGCGGACCCATTTCGAAAGATGAAAAAGCCCAAGACCAATCTTCCGAGGACTGTAATGATGCGCAGAAAGGCA ATGAGAAACAGAAAGGCGATGGATTTACCAACGACTGATCCCGGCAGCGATTTGTACTTCACGGATTCGGGCGACGAAACCAACTTCCGTTCGGCCGCAGAGACGAAGGAGAAAGATTCGGACGACGAGACGCGATTCTACGGCAAGGAGAATCAAGATGAAAAGAAGTCTGACTTAGATTTACCCTTAATCGTAAGACCTCGAAGCCTGTCGCTCGGCGAAGAAATCATTTCGGCCGATCTGGCCAGGAAAAACAAGCGGCGCTTGCGGCGCCGACGACTGCCTAG AAATCTGTCTCCCGTTATACAAAAGAGCCAGGACATGCAGATAAAATTGTTGTCTCTGAGACGACAAATTTGGACTGGAATGGGCAATTATGAGGTGAAAAATGAAGAGAGCGTTGAGATTTCTTTGACCAACAATTATCCTCTCAGCTGGGGTGTTTCCAAGATGGCCTGTGAATACCAAACTGACAACGAAGCCCTTTtaga ATCTTGCTCAAGAAAGTTAGAAGAATTGAGCTACAACAAGCAAAATGACtcgaagaaatcaaaaaagaaAGCCCGCAAGAAATCCACTAAAGTCATTGAGATTCCTCCTGTGATAAACATAGAAGAAGAGAATCGACAGGccctgaaaaagaaaaagcctcGAGTGAAGCGACAGAGAGCAGTCAAATCTAGCCTAGAACCTCTGGATAACAATGCAATCATGCTTACCTCTGATGGATTAGACTCTCTAAAGCTATTTGGAACTGCCAAACTTCCCAAGGTTCAGTCAAAGCACAAGTCAGAGTCTAAAAGAAAGCTCAACAGAGCAGTTCTTGCGGCAACCATAACAACATCAAAAATGAAACCAAAACCTCCTGTTGATTCAGTGGGTGACAGTTCGAGCTCTGAAAACTCTCCACTTGCCAGACGTAAGAGCATCAAGAAGAAGAACAATATCACAGCAGGAAAGAAGCGCATACAGAGTGCAGTGGTTGCTAAGAAagattcaaaataa
- the LOC103315589 gene encoding cytosolic carboxypeptidase 2 isoform X1: MLQAKLQSGLLGMLTLRNGVRRERQSERPASCLISGNSIASQCLQSRCGIERKDLDSVLSLTSGFVRCRESKETFQTLLVDSNLIGLDAVTQEARWPTECQVLPDRVRHVEYSPAEPEPFYVPTGKEPRPKPIGDESGTIVYRYCPANATNYFSRSCIGGSTVLSLDAPSTIEETAADCVTQSSGTDLCFESRFESGNLGKVIKITDTYYQLHLRKDLYTQRHMQWYYFRISNTKSGTMYRLSIVNLCKEDSLYNEGLRPLLYSTKDANLKSIGWRRCGENISYYKNDSSDEEKEKHTLTFNIYFPHDQDIVYLAHCYPYTYTDLQEYLAKIANDPVKTRFTKLRLLCRSLAGNGVYYLTITAPTANDEARRKKGVVITARVHPGETPSSWIMKGIIDFLTGESNQARELRERFIFKLVPMLNPDGVIVGNNRCSLSGKDLNRQYRTVMRESYPSVWHTKLMIRRLMEECGIAMYCDLHAHSRKQNIFIYGCESKRAGCPGKLAEQVFPLMLHKNAADKFSFENCKFHIEKGKEGTGRVVVWLMGIQNSYTMEASLGGSKLGSRSGTHFSTQDYEQIGKAFCETLLDFSDNDPIKEKLRNKIIARLAKEGSSADEPTNIELTDYSSDEGDTSDSSSEEDKYNNEMIQRRLNSCTEDRRYLCVPPPSPMLLKPATADPFRKMKKPKTNLPRTVMMRRKAMRNRKAMDLPTTDPGSDLYFTDSGDETNFRSAAETKEKDSDDETRFYGKENQDEKKSDLDLPLIVRPRSLSLGEEIISADLARKNKRRLRRRRLPRPLRNLSPVIQKSQDMQIKLLSLRRQIWTGMGNYEVKNEESVEISLTNNYPLSWGVSKMACEYQTDNEALLESCSRKLEELSYNKQNDSKKSKKKARKKSTKVIEIPPVINIEEENRQALKKKKPRVKRQRAVKSSLEPLDNNAIMLTSDGLDSLKLFGTAKLPKVQSKHKSESKRKLNRAVLAATITTSKMKPKPPVDSVGDSSSSENSPLARRKSIKKKNNITAGKKRIQSAVVAKKDSK, translated from the exons ATGCTACAAGCGAAACTGCAGTCCGGACTGCTTGGCATGCTGACGCTGAGAAATGGAGTACGTCGTGAGCGGCAAAGTGAAAGACCTGCAAGCTGCCTTATTTCCG GTAATTCAATAGCAAGCCAATGTCTGCAGTCGCGCTGTGGAATCGAGAGGAAGGACCTAGATTCCGTCTTATCCTTGACCTCGGGATTTGTCAGGTGCCGCGAGAGCAAGGAAACTTTTCAAACGCTGCTGGTCGATTCCAACCTTATTGGATTAGACGCAGTGACACAGGAAGCACGATGGCCCACGGAATGTCAA GTCTTGCCAGACAGAGTTCGACACGTGGAGTACAGTCCTGCGGAGCCGGAGCCTTTCTACGTGCCCACCGGAAAGGAGCCAAGACCAAAGCCCATCGGGGACGAGTCCGGGACTATCGTCTACCGCTACTGTCCTGCAAATGCGACGAATTAC tTCAGCAGATCATGCATAGGCGGTAGCACAGTTTTGAGCCTCGACGCCCCGTCGACGATCGAAGAAACTGCGGCGGATTGCGTGACACAATCAAGCGGAACGGACCTCTGCTTCGAGTCTAGATTCGAGTCGGGGAATCTGGGCAAAGTCATTAAAATTACTGACACTTATTATCAGCTGCACTTGCGCAAGGACCTCTACACCCAGCGACACATGCAATGGTACTACTTTAGGATATCCAACACGAAAAGTGGGACGATGTACAG ACTGTCCATCGTCAATTTGTGCAAAGAAGACAGCCTGTACAACGAGGGACTGAGGCCCCTGCTCTATTCCACCAAAGACGCGAACCTGAAGTCGATCGGCTGGAGGAGATGCGGCGAGAACATCAGCTACTACAAGAACGATTCGTC GGAcgaggagaaggagaagcACACGCTGACTTTCAACATCTACTTCCCCCACGACCAGGACATCGTCTACCTGGCCCACTGCTACCCCTACACCTATACCGATCTCCag GAGTACCTAGCGAAAATAGCCAACGACCCGGTGAAAACACGCTTCACGAAACTGCGCCTGCTATGCCGCAGTCTGGCAGGCAACGGCGTTTACTACCTGACGATAACGGCGCCAACGGCGAACGACGAGGCTCGTCGAAAAAAGGGCGTCGTAATCACCGCCCGCGTGCATCCGGGCGAGACGCCGTCGAGCTGGATAATGAAGGGGATCATCGACTTTCTCACCGGCGAGTCCAATCAGGCCAGG GAACTCCGCGAGCGCTTCATCTTCAAGCTGGTGCCGATGCTGAACCCCGACGGCGTGATAGTCGGCAACAACCGCTGCTCCTTATCGGGCAAAGACCTGAACCGGCAGTACCGAACGGTAATGCGCGAGAGCTACCCCTCGGTCTGGCACACGAAGCTCATGATTCGCCGACTGATGGAGGAATGCGGCATCGCCATGTACTGCGATCTACACGCTCACTCGCGCAAGCAAAATATATTCATCTACGGCTGCGAGAGCAAGAGAGCCGGCTGTCCTGGGAAACTCGCCGAGCAGGTGTTTCCACTCATGCTGCACAAGAACGCAGCGGATAAG TTTTCCTTCGAGAACTGCAAGTTTCACATCGAGAAGGGCAAGGAGGGCACTGGAAGAGTCGTCGTCTGGCTGATGGGCATACAGAACAGCTATACTATGGAGGCGTCCTTGGGAGGATCGAAGCTCGGCTCGAGGTCCGGGACCCACTTTTCCACGCAGGATTACGAGCAGATCGGCAAGGCTTTCTGCGAGACGCTGCTTGACTTCTCGGATAACGATCCTATTAAG GAAAAACTGAGAAATAAGATAATAGCAAGGCTGGCTAAGGAAGGATCCAGCGCGGATGAACCGACGAATATCGAGCTTACCGATTACTCTAG CGATGAAGGGGACACCTCCGACAGCTCGTCGGAAGAAGACAAGTACAACAACGAGATGATACAGAGGCGCTTGAATTCCTGTACCGAGGACCGACGATATTTGTGCGTGCCACCGCCTTCTCCTATGCTCTTGAAGCCTGCCACAGCGGACCCATTTCGAAAGATGAAAAAGCCCAAGACCAATCTTCCGAGGACTGTAATGATGCGCAGAAAGGCA ATGAGAAACAGAAAGGCGATGGATTTACCAACGACTGATCCCGGCAGCGATTTGTACTTCACGGATTCGGGCGACGAAACCAACTTCCGTTCGGCCGCAGAGACGAAGGAGAAAGATTCGGACGACGAGACGCGATTCTACGGCAAGGAGAATCAAGATGAAAAGAAGTCTGACTTAGATTTACCCTTAATCGTAAGACCTCGAAGCCTGTCGCTCGGCGAAGAAATCATTTCGGCCGATCTGGCCAGGAAAAACAAGCGGCGCTTGCGGCGCCGACGACTGCCTAG GCCTCTCAGAAATCTGTCTCCCGTTATACAAAAGAGCCAGGACATGCAGATAAAATTGTTGTCTCTGAGACGACAAATTTGGACTGGAATGGGCAATTATGAGGTGAAAAATGAAGAGAGCGTTGAGATTTCTTTGACCAACAATTATCCTCTCAGCTGGGGTGTTTCCAAGATGGCCTGTGAATACCAAACTGACAACGAAGCCCTTTtaga ATCTTGCTCAAGAAAGTTAGAAGAATTGAGCTACAACAAGCAAAATGACtcgaagaaatcaaaaaagaaAGCCCGCAAGAAATCCACTAAAGTCATTGAGATTCCTCCTGTGATAAACATAGAAGAAGAGAATCGACAGGccctgaaaaagaaaaagcctcGAGTGAAGCGACAGAGAGCAGTCAAATCTAGCCTAGAACCTCTGGATAACAATGCAATCATGCTTACCTCTGATGGATTAGACTCTCTAAAGCTATTTGGAACTGCCAAACTTCCCAAGGTTCAGTCAAAGCACAAGTCAGAGTCTAAAAGAAAGCTCAACAGAGCAGTTCTTGCGGCAACCATAACAACATCAAAAATGAAACCAAAACCTCCTGTTGATTCAGTGGGTGACAGTTCGAGCTCTGAAAACTCTCCACTTGCCAGACGTAAGAGCATCAAGAAGAAGAACAATATCACAGCAGGAAAGAAGCGCATACAGAGTGCAGTGGTTGCTAAGAAagattcaaaataa